One part of the Microbulbifer sp. THAF38 genome encodes these proteins:
- a CDS encoding murein L,D-transpeptidase has translation MGAGNRSFSLNKSIQGGTVALMLALALGIDSPPVSANTKTDLDLPVPGRDPFSPYGRQYTLLSEELARYRTLAQNDQWQPLDAGQPITPGSRGPRVAQLRSLLMLYGDFRPSDFPNKNTKEAHNGDVYDKPLQEAVRRFQRRHGLKGDALVDERTRSRLNTNPNKLVRILSANIERWERLPKDLGPRYIVVNVPEFNLRLIEDEREQFRMKVVVGKPKHKTPQLTTRMTRLEFNPVWRVPPNIALRELLPKGSSALSAKGYRLINHRGRAVPFTRGNVAAVRRGQVSLQQKGGPGNALGRVKFVIPNRHAIFLHDTNSKHLFKKSQRAFSHGCIRLEKPLKFARMMLAQQNRWNNARIDRALMSGRTHGVALKNPLPVYIAYWTAWVDENGQLQFRPDIYNRDNASNGANRG, from the coding sequence ATGGGTGCTGGCAATCGTTCCTTCTCGCTGAATAAATCAATCCAGGGTGGCACCGTGGCTTTGATGCTGGCCCTAGCGCTGGGCATCGACAGCCCTCCAGTCTCGGCGAACACAAAGACCGACCTGGATCTACCGGTACCGGGAAGGGACCCTTTCTCCCCCTACGGCCGGCAGTACACGCTTCTCAGCGAGGAACTGGCTCGCTATCGGACATTGGCCCAGAACGATCAATGGCAACCGCTAGACGCCGGACAGCCGATTACTCCTGGGAGCCGGGGGCCGCGAGTAGCCCAGTTGCGCAGCCTGCTGATGCTCTACGGCGATTTCCGCCCCAGCGACTTCCCCAATAAAAACACGAAGGAAGCGCACAACGGTGATGTCTACGACAAACCTCTCCAAGAGGCGGTACGCCGCTTTCAGCGCCGCCACGGCCTGAAAGGTGACGCATTGGTGGACGAACGCACCCGCAGCCGGCTCAATACCAACCCGAACAAACTCGTCCGCATACTCTCCGCCAATATCGAACGCTGGGAGAGGCTCCCCAAGGATCTGGGGCCGCGCTATATCGTCGTGAATGTGCCCGAATTTAATCTGCGTCTGATTGAGGACGAGCGCGAGCAATTCCGGATGAAGGTAGTGGTGGGGAAACCCAAGCACAAGACTCCGCAGTTGACCACGCGCATGACACGCCTGGAATTCAACCCCGTGTGGCGGGTCCCCCCCAATATCGCATTGCGCGAGTTACTGCCCAAGGGCAGTTCGGCACTGAGCGCCAAGGGTTACCGTTTAATCAACCACCGCGGTCGGGCCGTCCCCTTTACTCGCGGCAATGTCGCCGCAGTGCGCCGGGGCCAGGTGTCTCTGCAGCAAAAAGGTGGACCTGGAAACGCTCTGGGGCGGGTCAAGTTTGTGATCCCCAACCGCCACGCCATATTCCTACACGACACCAACAGCAAGCACCTGTTCAAGAAGTCCCAGCGCGCCTTCAGCCACGGCTGCATTCGCCTGGAAAAACCCCTGAAATTCGCTCGTATGATGCTCGCTCAACAGAACCGCTGGAACAATGCTCGCATTGACCGCGCCCTCATGAGCGGTCGTACTCACGGTGTCGCGCTAAAAAATCCCCTGCCGGTATACATCGCCTATTGGACCGCCTGGGTGGATGAAAATGGCCAACTGCAGTTTCGCCCGGATATCTACAACCGCGACAACGCCAGCAATGGAGCAAACCGTGGCTGA
- a CDS encoding imelysin family protein, with the protein MTTALLLGLLAFMYGCEQRAPQPLKEEQRAPATQQVDEKAASDLSLAIWQAGQAQVLHAHASVETLQRAVEALLAQPNEDQLEEARLAWLDAHREFAATLPYIQLAFSPSDLRGQGRKLLLALDSWPAQPGYLDTVPGYSDSGIVNDTAIELTLANLRKQHRLTAHEEASTGFHALEVMLWGPTSERLAEDFVAVSEGEKPEALAANRRRELTSLIAKGIEEDMAGLARRWPTSANNLSREYLALGPVARLQQIRSAHTQVIDEQLLRRLPEGSESDVESGRAADSKQALLAIMATLQSNWIPTGGGGLAEVLLDRHQVTALEETFSDFEALLLKMEDPFELAELGQLAKARKLLERMAGLMTGTTEVPVSKKDVMPVSLPATED; encoded by the coding sequence ATGACCACAGCCCTGTTGCTGGGCTTACTGGCTTTCATGTATGGCTGTGAACAGAGAGCCCCCCAGCCGCTGAAGGAAGAGCAGCGGGCCCCGGCAACTCAGCAGGTTGATGAAAAGGCGGCCTCGGATCTCTCCCTGGCAATTTGGCAGGCGGGGCAGGCCCAGGTGTTACATGCTCATGCTTCAGTGGAAACCCTACAGCGGGCGGTGGAAGCGCTGCTGGCACAGCCCAATGAAGATCAATTGGAGGAGGCCAGGCTCGCCTGGCTGGATGCGCACCGAGAGTTCGCGGCAACTCTGCCCTATATTCAGCTGGCTTTTTCTCCCTCAGACCTGCGCGGTCAGGGGCGCAAGCTGCTGCTGGCACTGGATAGCTGGCCCGCCCAGCCCGGTTATCTGGACACTGTGCCCGGTTATTCCGATAGCGGCATCGTCAATGACACCGCGATTGAACTGACTCTGGCAAATCTGCGCAAACAACACCGCCTCACCGCACATGAAGAGGCGAGCACTGGTTTTCATGCGCTCGAAGTAATGCTCTGGGGGCCCACCAGCGAGAGATTGGCGGAGGATTTTGTCGCGGTTAGTGAAGGGGAGAAGCCCGAGGCCCTGGCAGCCAACCGCCGCCGCGAGCTGACTAGCCTGATCGCCAAGGGTATTGAAGAGGATATGGCTGGACTGGCGCGCCGCTGGCCCACTTCGGCCAACAACCTGTCCCGCGAGTACCTGGCCCTAGGACCGGTAGCTCGATTGCAACAGATTCGCTCGGCGCATACCCAGGTTATCGATGAGCAGCTTTTGCGCCGTCTCCCCGAAGGTTCCGAGAGCGACGTGGAAAGTGGTCGCGCGGCGGATTCCAAGCAGGCCCTGCTGGCAATTATGGCAACCCTGCAGTCCAACTGGATTCCAACCGGGGGTGGCGGTTTGGCGGAAGTGCTACTCGACCGACATCAGGTCACTGCTCTGGAGGAGACCTTTTCGGACTTTGAAGCCCTGCTCTTGAAGATGGAAGACCCATTCGAGCTGGCGGAGCTGGGGCAATTGGCGAAGGCGCGCAAATTGCTGGAGCGGATGGCGGGTTTAATGACCGGTACCACAGAGGTGCCGGTATCGAAAAAGGATGTGATGCCGGTTTCTCTACCGGCAACGGAAGACTGA
- a CDS encoding L,D-transpeptidase family protein yields MAWYPRHLGLIALLTVAITSAASINSGQTSRESTALNIALMGEQLRSEALHYRTLAKYWRPVPQGGPLQAGDRGERVLQLRKLLELYGDYRGQPGPVSAPQKDPMRFDSALQSALERFQRRHGLFPSGIAEGATLAALSVSPIERAEQMARNALRWDKLPPLEEERYVLVNVPDYRLQLVEDGRIKLDMKTVVGKNSSRTPNLHTRITSVVFNPTWTVPRSILITELLPKARHNPAAMHRRGYRVIQYRGGKTSPITDESLERAAGGHATLRQVSGPDNTLGKVKFVIPNKQAIFLHDTQAQSLFTEHHRAFSHGCVRLQQPEELAYSLLQAQGWDRTRIAEAATGAEPLRVSIKPAPKLFIVYMTAWIDAEGRPQFRRDIYHKDQ; encoded by the coding sequence ATGGCTTGGTATCCTCGTCACCTAGGGCTAATCGCCCTGCTGACAGTGGCCATAACCTCTGCAGCCTCGATAAATAGTGGCCAGACCTCCAGGGAATCCACGGCCCTGAATATCGCCCTTATGGGAGAACAGCTGCGCAGCGAGGCCCTCCACTATCGAACCCTAGCGAAATATTGGCGCCCGGTTCCGCAAGGGGGGCCACTGCAAGCCGGAGATCGAGGCGAGCGAGTACTGCAGCTTCGTAAACTGCTTGAGCTCTACGGGGATTACCGCGGCCAACCCGGTCCGGTTTCCGCGCCGCAAAAGGACCCGATGCGCTTCGATAGCGCACTGCAGTCAGCGCTTGAGCGCTTCCAACGTCGTCACGGCCTCTTTCCGAGTGGTATTGCAGAGGGGGCGACTCTCGCAGCTCTGTCGGTTTCCCCCATCGAGAGAGCTGAGCAAATGGCGAGGAATGCACTGCGTTGGGACAAGCTCCCTCCTCTAGAGGAAGAGCGCTATGTATTGGTAAATGTGCCCGACTACCGCCTGCAGCTGGTGGAAGATGGACGTATCAAACTCGACATGAAAACCGTAGTGGGCAAAAACAGCAGTCGCACACCCAATTTACACACCCGCATCACCAGTGTGGTATTCAACCCCACCTGGACAGTGCCACGCAGTATTCTAATCACAGAGCTGCTCCCCAAAGCGCGACACAACCCGGCCGCCATGCACCGCCGCGGTTATCGGGTTATCCAGTATCGCGGTGGCAAAACCTCTCCTATCACCGATGAGAGCCTGGAGCGGGCTGCCGGTGGTCATGCGACCCTGCGCCAGGTCAGTGGGCCGGACAATACACTCGGCAAAGTGAAATTTGTTATTCCCAACAAGCAGGCCATATTCCTGCACGACACCCAGGCACAGAGCCTTTTTACCGAACACCACAGAGCCTTTAGCCACGGATGTGTGCGCCTACAGCAGCCCGAGGAATTAGCCTATAGCCTCCTTCAAGCCCAGGGCTGGGACAGGACCCGCATCGCCGAGGCCGCAACAGGCGCCGAACCCCTGAGAGTGTCGATTAAGCCCGCCCCAAAACTCTTTATCGTATACATGACAGCCTGGATCGACGCCGAAGGACGCCCCCAATTCCGCCGGGATATCTACCACAAGGATCAATAG
- a CDS encoding DUF882 domain-containing protein, producing MKNPSRRRFLAVTCATAAAVSAGPTFAKVGSSRTLKMRNLHTGEKLEAAYWSNGNYSSGGLKKFNKLLRDHRANEVTRMDPKLFDIVYKLKEKFNYSGTIEIISGYRSPKTNAKLRAAGRGVAKRSYHTRGMALDIRMPGVPLSKLRQAALNLKAGGVGYYPKSNFVHVDTGPVRRW from the coding sequence ATGAAGAATCCATCCAGACGTCGATTCCTGGCAGTGACCTGCGCAACTGCGGCGGCGGTCAGCGCCGGGCCGACTTTCGCGAAAGTAGGTAGCTCCCGCACCCTGAAGATGCGTAACCTGCACACAGGGGAGAAGCTGGAGGCCGCCTACTGGAGCAACGGGAATTACAGCAGTGGTGGCTTGAAAAAGTTCAACAAGCTACTGCGGGACCACCGCGCCAACGAAGTGACTCGTATGGACCCGAAGCTGTTTGATATCGTGTATAAGCTGAAGGAAAAGTTCAATTACAGCGGTACCATCGAGATTATCTCCGGGTACCGATCGCCCAAGACCAATGCGAAATTACGCGCTGCTGGTCGGGGTGTTGCCAAGCGTAGTTATCATACGCGCGGTATGGCCTTGGATATCCGGATGCCCGGTGTCCCTCTGTCAAAACTAAGACAGGCGGCATTGAACCTGAAGGCGGGCGGAGTCGGCTACTATCCGAAGAGCAACTTCGTCCACGTGGACACGGGCCCTGTACGCCGCTGGTAA
- a CDS encoding murein L,D-transpeptidase, with protein MSYFNPEQRKHKPLLPLLMLGSLCVSILYYAFSANQKTVPVLPESAVRPHLVHWLEENPDAWPAQDPIFNPAAVRRIYQRTNYRLLWFDNYNLSDSANDLLKQLTAASSGNPSSMVDYRYHLGYFDRTLRDTPQRLKMAAVLDILLTDAFVSYAQDTQLDRITPKSRPRRGITPVLREHQGFRMVAYNNVSNVAYGNASQQASSEPSGRKYFRGYDRARMIGGKARNRYYSRDYNTDSERNLSRPADSRSHRTRYNSASNNSGNSGASRGGSRVYYNQGRNSNPQERATVARSENSEGPYFEENTPYGSDAYALRNELERLRRISDSGRWRPIPPGPVMTMGARHPHVSRLRELLTLYGDYQSRYSYGGSDPNRFDRGLHEAVLRFQKRHGLKPDGIVGRGTRKRLNLSPTARAKIIEMNIQRREELPANLGDRFIQVNIPAYRLQYVENNRVKLAMNVVVGKKKHATPEITTRVSRVIFNPTWTVPRSILVNELLPKARKDPSGMEKMGYRVVGGRGEYLPLTPSNLSAAGAGSYLLRQMGGEDNILGRVKFEVPNKHDVYLHDTRARTLFSLTDRDYSHGCIRLEKPRHLAEALLRPQGDWDQWRIDQLTVGEKTTAVDLLRLVKVYITYWTAWVDGQGRLNFRPDIYGKDGLSDNQF; from the coding sequence GCTGATGCTCGGCAGTCTCTGCGTCTCTATCCTTTATTACGCCTTTTCTGCCAACCAGAAAACGGTGCCGGTATTACCGGAGAGTGCGGTACGCCCACATTTGGTGCACTGGCTGGAGGAAAACCCAGACGCCTGGCCAGCCCAAGACCCCATCTTTAACCCCGCGGCAGTGCGCAGGATTTACCAGCGTACCAACTACCGCCTGCTCTGGTTTGATAACTACAACCTGAGTGACAGCGCCAATGATCTGCTCAAGCAGCTCACTGCCGCCAGCTCCGGCAATCCCAGCAGCATGGTGGATTACCGCTACCACCTGGGCTACTTTGACCGCACCTTACGAGACACCCCCCAGCGCTTAAAGATGGCCGCAGTGCTGGACATCCTGCTGACCGATGCTTTTGTCTCCTATGCACAGGATACCCAGCTCGACCGGATCACCCCTAAAAGTCGACCGCGCCGGGGAATTACGCCGGTGCTGCGCGAGCATCAGGGGTTTCGCATGGTCGCCTATAACAATGTCAGCAATGTGGCCTACGGCAATGCCTCACAGCAGGCATCCAGCGAGCCCAGTGGTCGCAAATACTTCCGCGGCTATGATCGGGCGCGCATGATCGGCGGCAAAGCACGCAACCGTTACTATTCCCGCGATTACAACACCGATAGTGAGCGCAATCTCTCCAGACCCGCGGACAGCCGCAGCCACCGCACTCGCTACAACTCTGCCAGCAACAATAGTGGCAATTCAGGTGCTAGCAGGGGTGGCAGCAGGGTTTACTACAACCAGGGCCGCAACAGCAATCCCCAAGAAAGGGCCACAGTTGCCCGCTCAGAAAATAGCGAGGGACCTTATTTCGAGGAAAATACCCCTTACGGCAGCGATGCCTATGCTCTGAGAAACGAGCTCGAGCGCCTGCGCAGGATCTCCGATAGCGGCCGTTGGCGCCCGATACCTCCAGGACCGGTGATGACGATGGGTGCCCGCCATCCCCATGTGTCCCGTCTGAGAGAACTACTGACTCTCTATGGGGACTATCAGAGTCGCTATAGCTACGGCGGAAGCGATCCCAATCGCTTCGATCGGGGCCTTCACGAAGCGGTGCTGCGCTTTCAAAAACGTCACGGCCTCAAACCCGATGGCATCGTGGGCCGCGGAACCCGTAAGCGGCTCAACCTCTCCCCTACAGCACGGGCAAAAATTATCGAGATGAACATCCAGCGCAGGGAAGAATTACCTGCCAATCTCGGCGATCGCTTTATCCAGGTCAACATCCCCGCGTACCGCCTCCAGTATGTGGAGAACAACCGGGTAAAACTGGCTATGAATGTGGTGGTGGGCAAGAAGAAGCACGCCACTCCAGAAATCACCACCCGTGTCAGCAGGGTGATTTTCAATCCCACCTGGACAGTGCCTCGCAGTATCCTGGTAAATGAGCTCTTGCCTAAGGCGCGCAAGGATCCCTCGGGCATGGAAAAAATGGGTTACCGGGTTGTCGGCGGCAGGGGGGAATACCTACCGCTGACCCCCAGCAATCTGTCAGCCGCCGGCGCGGGCTCTTACTTATTGCGCCAGATGGGCGGTGAGGATAATATTCTGGGGCGCGTGAAATTCGAGGTTCCCAACAAGCACGATGTCTACCTGCATGACACCCGCGCCCGCACCCTCTTTTCTCTGACCGACCGGGATTACAGCCACGGTTGTATCCGCCTGGAAAAACCCCGTCATCTGGCGGAAGCCCTTCTGCGCCCGCAGGGGGACTGGGACCAGTGGCGCATAGACCAGCTCACGGTTGGGGAAAAGACCACCGCGGTCGACTTGCTCCGCCTGGTCAAGGTCTATATCACCTACTGGACCGCCTGGGTGGACGGGCAGGGCCGGCTGAATTTTCGGCCGGATATCTACGGCAAGGATGGATTAAGCGACAATCAATTTTGA